Proteins co-encoded in one Leptodactylus fuscus isolate aLepFus1 chromosome 4, aLepFus1.hap2, whole genome shotgun sequence genomic window:
- the LOC142200198 gene encoding myelin P2 protein-like, producing MVDQFVGTWKLCDSQGFDEYMQCLGVGFATRKAGAMAKPNVVISRNGDEISLKTESSLKTTEMRFRLGEEFDETTADNRKTRTIITCDDGVLTQVQKWDGKETTIKRELKNGQLVVTCTMGDVKCVRVYDKVKA from the exons ATGGTGGACCAGTTTGTAGGCACCTGGAAGTTGTGCGACAGCCAGGGCTTCGATGAGTACATGCAATGTCTAG GAGTTGGCTTTGCCACAAGAAAAGCCGGTGCCATGGCAAAGCCAAATGTTGTCATTTCCAGAAATGGCGATGAGATCTCCCTAAAAACAGAGAGCAGCCTGAAAACTACGGAGATGAGATTCAGACTGGGGGAGGAGTTTGACGAAACCACAGCAGATAACAGGAAGACAAGG ACCATTATAACATGTGATGATGGAGTACTAACGCAGGTGCAGAAATGGGACGGCAAGGAGACTACTATCAAAAGGGAACTGAAGAATGGACAGCTGGTGGTG ACGTGCACCATGGGAGACGTGAAGTGTGTCCGCGTGTATGACAAGGTGAAGGCTTAA